In Streptomyces sp. NBC_01707, a genomic segment contains:
- a CDS encoding transposase, with amino-acid sequence MTPPRARTWGRRGHTPVIRVRGRSRRRTSVAALCCYKPGEKSRLVHRPRNHLLLKGARKSFSWQDYRDLLVRAHIQLGGPIVVVWDNLNTHLAAGLKRYEAENDWLTTIRLPPYAPDLNPVEAVWSLVRRATANTAFDTPDDLDRTLRRELRRIQIRPHLIDGCLTATGLAINPPTSP; translated from the coding sequence ATGACGCCGCCCCGCGCCCGCACCTGGGGCCGGCGCGGACACACCCCCGTCATCCGGGTGAGAGGCAGATCCCGTCGCCGGACCTCGGTGGCAGCCTTGTGCTGCTACAAACCTGGCGAGAAAAGCCGTCTCGTCCATCGGCCCCGCAACCACCTCCTGCTCAAGGGCGCACGCAAGAGCTTCTCCTGGCAGGACTACCGCGATCTGCTGGTCCGCGCTCACATCCAGCTCGGCGGGCCGATCGTGGTGGTCTGGGACAATCTGAACACCCACCTGGCTGCTGGGCTGAAACGGTACGAGGCCGAAAACGACTGGCTCACCACCATCCGCCTCCCGCCCTATGCACCCGACCTGAACCCCGTCGAGGCCGTCTGGTCACTCGTGCGCAGAGCCACGGCCAACACCGCCTTCGACACACCCGACGACCTCGACCGCACACTTCGCCGCGAGTTACGCAGAATCCAGATCCGGCCCCACCTGATCGACGGCTGCCTCACCGCCACGGGCCTGGCTATCAACCCACCGACCTCACCCTGA
- a CDS encoding holin, with protein MITLAFWRATAERTVRTAAQTLVAALGLETVGVLDVDWGQGFSLAGSAALLAVLTGLATSGGGEGPGVTEIVRTRT; from the coding sequence ATGATCACTCTTGCCTTCTGGCGCGCCACTGCGGAGCGCACTGTACGCACCGCCGCGCAGACCCTCGTCGCGGCCCTCGGCCTGGAGACCGTTGGTGTCCTCGACGTCGACTGGGGTCAGGGGTTCTCGCTCGCCGGGAGCGCCGCGCTCCTGGCGGTCCTCACCGGTCTCGCCACGTCCGGGGGCGGTGAGGGACCGGGGGTCACGGAGATCGTCCGGACCCGCACGTGA
- a CDS encoding IS110 family transposase, with translation MKITCGIDWAENHHDVALVDEAGQLVAKRHINDDAEGYRQLLGLLADAGDTPQNPIPVAVETLRATGRKVYSINPMAVARYRERYRVARAKSDHADAVALANILRTDADVHRPLPADSELAQAISVLARAQQDAVWNRAQLNNQLRSHLKQYFPAALAAFQVRGIGLDSREARAVLTAAPDPTTAARLTRAQLRSLLRKSRRQRNINTWAERLRTVFTGDCLHQLPLVEQAMGRQTMALVNQLDAACRAADDLAAAAAEAFAQHPDSEVLSSFPGIGPLTGARVLGEIGDDRSRFRDARALMAYAGAAPITIASGKSHAVRHRRVKNQRLAAAGYVWIFGALPVPQVKEHYDRRRARGDRHTAAMRNLFNRLLGCLHHCLATGQKFDPAKAFPALTTVTGPAAT, from the coding sequence TTGAAAATCACCTGCGGAATCGACTGGGCAGAGAACCATCACGACGTGGCCCTGGTCGACGAGGCCGGACAGCTCGTCGCCAAGCGGCATATCAACGACGATGCCGAGGGCTACCGGCAGCTGCTCGGCCTGCTGGCCGACGCCGGGGACACCCCGCAGAACCCCATCCCCGTAGCCGTCGAGACCCTGCGCGCCACCGGCAGGAAGGTGTACTCGATCAACCCGATGGCCGTGGCACGATACCGCGAGCGGTATCGCGTCGCCCGGGCGAAGTCCGATCACGCCGACGCCGTTGCACTGGCCAACATCCTGCGCACGGACGCCGACGTTCACCGGCCGCTGCCGGCCGATTCCGAACTGGCCCAGGCCATCTCGGTCCTCGCACGAGCCCAGCAGGACGCCGTGTGGAACCGGGCCCAGCTGAACAACCAGCTCCGCTCCCACCTCAAGCAGTACTTCCCGGCCGCACTGGCGGCCTTCCAGGTCCGAGGCATCGGCCTGGACTCCCGAGAGGCGCGGGCCGTACTCACTGCGGCGCCGGACCCCACGACGGCCGCGAGACTGACCCGCGCCCAGCTGCGATCCCTGCTGCGCAAGTCCAGACGGCAACGCAACATCAACACCTGGGCCGAACGGCTACGGACAGTCTTCACCGGCGACTGCCTCCACCAGCTGCCCCTGGTCGAGCAGGCCATGGGACGCCAAACCATGGCGCTGGTAAATCAGTTGGATGCCGCATGTCGGGCTGCTGACGACCTCGCCGCCGCGGCGGCCGAGGCGTTCGCCCAGCATCCCGACTCCGAGGTCCTCAGCAGCTTCCCGGGAATCGGACCGCTCACCGGCGCCCGCGTCCTCGGTGAGATCGGCGATGACCGCTCCCGTTTCCGCGATGCACGCGCCCTCATGGCATACGCCGGAGCCGCACCGATCACCATCGCCAGCGGAAAGAGCCACGCCGTCCGCCACCGGCGCGTGAAGAACCAGCGCCTGGCCGCCGCTGGCTATGTCTGGATCTTCGGGGCGCTGCCGGTACCGCAGGTCAAGGAGCACTACGACCGGCGCAGAGCCCGCGGGGACAGACACACCGCCGCGATGCGGAACCTGTTCAACCGGCTCCTGGGCTGCCTGCATCACTGTCTGGCCACCGGCCAGAAGTTCGACCCCGCCAAGGCGTTTCCGGCGCTCACAACGGTGACCGGACCTGCCGCTACTTGA
- a CDS encoding transposase, which translates to MQRQVESSQYTSHQFAVLADKFGVRLSVGRTGQCWDNALAESFFSTIKRELLDTAVWPSRAAARTAIFDFIEGWYNLHRLHSSLGYLSPADYETALAS; encoded by the coding sequence TTGCAACGACAGGTTGAGTCCAGCCAATACACCAGCCACCAATTCGCAGTACTGGCCGACAAGTTCGGCGTTCGACTGTCGGTCGGCCGCACCGGCCAGTGCTGGGACAACGCGCTCGCTGAGTCGTTCTTCTCGACCATCAAGCGCGAATTGCTCGATACCGCCGTCTGGCCCAGCCGGGCAGCCGCCCGCACTGCGATCTTCGACTTCATTGAAGGCTGGTACAACTTGCACCGACTGCACAGCAGCCTCGGCTACCTCAGTCCCGCCGACTACGAGACCGCACTCGCTTCCTAA
- a CDS encoding winged helix-turn-helix domain-containing protein produces the protein MRYPEGGGLTAERRAFREGIRLKAGERFAAGEKTAVIAKDLRVSVRSVERWRRAWRESGMEALRSAGPANSPTVTDSQFAVLEDELGKGPSAHGFEDERWTLARVQTVIRRRLRVSLSVATVWRLLKRHGWSWQAPARRALERDERAVELWKKEVWPRVKASRRPMVAGSSSRTRPGSP, from the coding sequence ATGCGTTATCCGGAGGGTGGGGGCCTGACTGCTGAGCGTCGGGCGTTTCGTGAGGGGATCCGGCTGAAGGCTGGCGAGCGGTTCGCGGCGGGTGAGAAGACCGCGGTGATCGCGAAGGATCTGCGGGTGAGTGTGCGGTCGGTGGAACGCTGGCGCCGTGCCTGGCGCGAGAGTGGCATGGAGGCCTTGCGTTCCGCAGGCCCGGCCAACTCTCCGACCGTTACCGATTCCCAGTTCGCCGTGCTCGAGGACGAACTCGGCAAGGGCCCGTCGGCGCACGGTTTCGAAGATGAACGTTGGACCCTGGCCCGGGTCCAGACGGTGATCCGCCGGCGTCTGCGAGTGAGTCTGTCGGTGGCGACCGTATGGCGGCTGCTGAAACGGCACGGCTGGTCTTGGCAGGCACCTGCCCGCAGAGCCCTCGAACGCGACGAGCGCGCCGTCGAGCTGTGGAAGAAGGAGGTGTGGCCGCGGGTAAAAGCCTCGCGGCGGCCCATGGTGGCTGGATCGTCTTCGAGGACGAGGCCGGGTTCTCCATGA
- a CDS encoding transposase, with product MGKKKPRPRRSFTPEFKAEIVELCRRGDRSVGQIAKDFDLTETAVRLWVSQAEVDAGERDGLTSSEREELAALRRENRRLREDVDILKRATAFFASMPK from the coding sequence ATGGGGAAGAAGAAGCCTCGGCCTCGGCGTTCGTTCACGCCGGAGTTCAAGGCCGAGATCGTCGAGCTGTGCCGTCGCGGTGACCGCTCGGTCGGTCAGATCGCCAAGGACTTCGATCTCACCGAGACGGCGGTGCGACTGTGGGTCAGCCAAGCCGAGGTCGACGCGGGTGAACGAGATGGCTTGACCAGCAGTGAACGTGAGGAGCTGGCCGCGTTGCGGCGCGAGAACCGCAGGCTTCGTGAGGACGTTGACATCCTCAAGCGTGCGACGGCTTTCTTCGCGTCAATGCCAAAGTAA
- the ltrA gene encoding group II intron reverse transcriptase/maturase, producing MQIADGAASALPAAPAPVNGPEGEDLDWASIDWRRVEEDVRRLRQRIFTASQAGDLKKVRNLQKLMLRSRSNTLLSVRRVTEINAGRATTGVDGQVVLISQSKAALANWVQHRARPWIPKPVKRVFIPKPGTMKKRGLGIPVIVDRCLQAVALGALEPEWEARFEPKSYGFRPGRGCHDAMGAIYSTLNGKNPQRAWVLDADLTAAFDRIDHARLMAALGTFPARGLVRQWLKAGVVDRGRFAPTEEGTPQGGVISPLLFNVALHGMEEAAGVRYYTTGRDAGSAQSGSPVLVRYADDFVAMCTSREQAEQVKERLAAWLTPRGLAFHEDKTRIVHAESGFDFLGFNVRRYHGKLLIKPSKAAQRRIRERLSTEMAALRGANAGAVLKKINPIVRGWSAYYRTVVSSEIFTALDNHMWKLAYKWAKHSHHPNKPKRWISDKYFGRFNRSRNDRWVFGDRDSGAYLPKFSWTKIVRHQLVKGKASPDDPALESYWAQRRRKGTPLPVDATTVRLLQAQHGRCSICGGLLLHADHPPQSPQEWETWRVIIRKAISKQYIAFPDESTPDGQRLRLLHTHCQRRNGTATMTSPALLPADEPLGLA from the coding sequence ATGCAGATAGCGGACGGGGCGGCTTCGGCCCTTCCGGCTGCGCCTGCTCCGGTGAACGGACCCGAGGGCGAAGACTTGGACTGGGCGTCGATTGACTGGCGGCGGGTCGAGGAAGACGTACGGCGTCTGCGGCAGAGAATCTTCACGGCATCGCAGGCAGGGGACCTGAAGAAGGTCCGCAATTTGCAGAAGCTGATGCTCCGGTCCCGCTCGAATACGCTCCTGAGCGTGCGCCGGGTCACGGAGATCAACGCTGGACGCGCGACGACGGGAGTCGACGGACAGGTGGTGCTAATTTCCCAGTCCAAGGCCGCATTGGCCAATTGGGTTCAGCACCGTGCCCGACCGTGGATTCCCAAGCCCGTCAAGCGGGTGTTCATCCCCAAGCCGGGAACCATGAAGAAGCGCGGACTCGGGATTCCCGTGATTGTTGACCGGTGCCTGCAAGCTGTGGCATTGGGAGCATTGGAGCCCGAGTGGGAAGCGCGGTTCGAGCCGAAGTCGTACGGCTTTCGGCCCGGCCGTGGCTGTCACGACGCGATGGGGGCCATCTACTCCACGCTCAACGGGAAGAACCCGCAGCGTGCGTGGGTACTCGACGCGGACCTGACGGCGGCGTTCGACCGTATCGACCACGCCCGGCTTATGGCCGCTCTCGGCACCTTCCCCGCTCGGGGATTGGTCCGTCAGTGGCTGAAGGCCGGGGTCGTGGATCGCGGTCGGTTCGCCCCGACCGAGGAGGGAACTCCGCAAGGTGGGGTGATCAGCCCGTTGCTCTTCAACGTGGCCCTGCACGGAATGGAGGAAGCCGCAGGGGTCCGCTATTACACCACCGGCAGAGATGCCGGGAGTGCACAAAGCGGCAGCCCCGTGCTGGTGCGGTACGCAGATGATTTTGTCGCGATGTGCACCAGCCGTGAACAGGCCGAGCAGGTCAAGGAACGGCTGGCTGCATGGCTGACGCCCAGAGGACTCGCCTTCCACGAGGACAAGACACGAATCGTTCACGCGGAGAGCGGATTCGACTTCCTGGGGTTCAACGTCCGCCGCTATCACGGCAAGCTGCTGATCAAACCGAGCAAAGCGGCCCAGAGACGGATACGGGAACGGCTCAGCACCGAAATGGCGGCCCTGCGAGGAGCTAACGCCGGTGCGGTACTCAAGAAGATCAACCCGATCGTGCGGGGCTGGTCGGCCTACTACCGGACGGTGGTGTCCAGCGAGATCTTCACGGCGCTGGACAATCACATGTGGAAGCTCGCTTACAAGTGGGCCAAGCACAGCCACCACCCGAACAAGCCGAAGCGCTGGATATCCGACAAGTACTTCGGCCGGTTCAACAGGTCCAGGAATGACCGGTGGGTGTTCGGTGACCGCGACAGCGGCGCCTACCTGCCCAAGTTCTCCTGGACGAAGATAGTCCGGCACCAGTTGGTCAAGGGGAAGGCGTCCCCGGACGACCCAGCCCTGGAATCCTATTGGGCTCAGCGGCGACGCAAGGGAACCCCTCTACCAGTCGACGCCACGACCGTGCGCCTACTACAGGCACAACACGGCCGTTGCTCGATCTGCGGAGGGCTCCTGCTGCACGCCGACCACCCGCCACAAAGCCCACAAGAATGGGAAACATGGCGGGTCATCATCCGGAAAGCGATCTCCAAGCAATACATCGCGTTCCCGGACGAGAGCACGCCGGACGGTCAACGACTCCGTCTCCTCCACACCCATTGTCAACGGCGGAATGGAACCGCCACGATGACGAGTCCAGCACTTTTGCCTGCCGACGAGCCTCTGGGGCTTGCTTGA
- a CDS encoding IS110 family transposase: protein MSRIWAGIDSGKGHHHSLALDADGKTLLSRRVVNDEPELLKLIGDVLDLADGRQVTWAIDMTGGEPALLLALLINHGQEVLYIPGRLVNRASDGYRGEGKTDARDAYVIADQARMRRDLRPIHPGDEAAIELKLLTGRRVDLVEDRTRSVNRLRGTLLSMFPALERALDVTNTGPLKLLTGYQTPSAIRRAGATRLTKWLANRKVRNARALAEAAIEAADRQHTAIPGEKTIAKLVHTLAEEVMTLNEQISEMDKLIEGRFREHELADIVQSVPGIGAILGAEFLAAVGGSLDEFDSPDALAAFAGVAPAPRDSGKVSGNLHRPAAYHRRLQRVFYTSALVSVRCDSNSRKFYDRKRAEGKKHVQAVLALARRRVNVLWALIRDRRCYEVTPPVNTAA, encoded by the coding sequence ATGAGCCGGATATGGGCGGGGATCGACAGTGGCAAGGGCCACCATCACAGCCTGGCGTTGGATGCCGACGGGAAGACCCTCCTGTCGCGGCGGGTCGTCAACGACGAGCCCGAGCTGCTGAAGCTCATTGGTGATGTCCTGGACCTGGCCGACGGCCGTCAGGTCACCTGGGCCATCGATATGACTGGCGGGGAACCCGCGCTGCTGCTGGCCCTGCTGATCAATCACGGCCAGGAGGTCCTCTACATTCCCGGCCGCCTGGTGAACCGGGCTTCCGACGGTTACCGCGGTGAGGGCAAGACCGACGCCCGCGACGCCTACGTCATTGCCGACCAGGCCAGGATGCGCCGCGACCTGCGGCCCATCCACCCCGGCGACGAAGCCGCCATCGAGCTCAAGCTGCTGACCGGACGCCGGGTCGACCTGGTCGAGGACCGCACCCGCTCCGTGAACCGCCTGCGCGGCACCCTGCTGAGCATGTTCCCGGCCCTGGAGAGAGCCCTGGACGTGACCAACACCGGCCCGCTCAAGCTCCTGACGGGCTACCAGACCCCGTCCGCGATCCGCCGCGCCGGGGCCACGCGGCTGACCAAGTGGCTGGCCAACCGCAAGGTCCGCAACGCAAGAGCCCTGGCCGAAGCCGCCATCGAGGCCGCCGACCGCCAGCACACCGCAATCCCCGGGGAGAAGACCATCGCCAAGCTGGTTCACACCCTGGCCGAGGAGGTGATGACCCTCAACGAGCAGATCTCCGAGATGGACAAGCTCATCGAGGGCCGGTTTCGCGAGCACGAGCTCGCCGACATAGTCCAGAGTGTCCCAGGCATCGGTGCCATCCTCGGTGCCGAGTTCCTCGCCGCCGTCGGCGGCAGCCTGGACGAATTCGACTCCCCGGACGCCTTGGCGGCCTTCGCCGGTGTCGCCCCCGCACCGCGCGACTCGGGCAAAGTCAGCGGCAATCTCCACCGGCCGGCCGCCTACCACCGTCGGCTCCAGCGCGTCTTCTACACTTCCGCGTTGGTCAGCGTCCGGTGCGACTCGAACTCGCGGAAGTTCTACGACCGCAAACGCGCCGAGGGGAAGAAGCACGTTCAAGCCGTGCTCGCACTCGCCCGCCGACGCGTCAACGTCCTTTGGGCGCTGATCCGTGACCGACGGTGCTACGAGGTCACACCACCAGTGAACACAGCCGCTTGA
- a CDS encoding transposase has translation MIVVGVDAHKKTHTLVAVDPLGRRLAQLTIAATTTGHQQGCEWMQQFGHVLVAVEDCRHLTRRFEVDLLAARHSVVRVHTRLMAGARRSARERGKSDPIDAEAVARVALREPDLPKACLDGPYRDAKLIADHRRLLVRRRTAAANKLRWFLHEIDPELPVPSRGLRRLCVFDALEATLSGRAGVVVEIAIDLIAECRGLTERINALEGRLRRLVRDLAPALLEVPGCGAIGAAAILGETAGAARFKSKDAFARFNGTAPIPVWSSNKVRVRLNRGGNRTINNPPHDRGHAGSWNR, from the coding sequence ATGATCGTGGTCGGCGTCGACGCTCACAAGAAGACCCACACCCTGGTCGCTGTCGACCCGCTCGGACGGCGGCTGGCCCAGCTCACAATCGCCGCAACCACCACTGGTCATCAGCAAGGATGCGAGTGGATGCAGCAGTTCGGCCACGTCCTGGTTGCAGTGGAGGACTGCCGGCACCTTACCCGTCGCTTCGAGGTCGACCTCCTGGCCGCCCGCCACTCCGTCGTCCGCGTGCACACGAGGCTGATGGCCGGTGCGCGTCGCTCTGCCCGTGAGCGCGGGAAGTCGGATCCGATCGATGCCGAGGCGGTGGCCCGGGTCGCCCTGCGAGAGCCTGACCTGCCGAAGGCCTGCCTGGACGGCCCGTACCGTGACGCGAAGCTGATAGCCGACCACCGTCGCCTGTTGGTCCGCCGGCGGACAGCCGCGGCCAACAAGCTTCGCTGGTTCCTTCACGAGATCGACCCCGAGTTGCCCGTACCCTCGCGTGGCCTGCGCCGCCTGTGTGTCTTCGACGCGCTGGAGGCAACCTTGTCTGGTCGGGCGGGGGTAGTCGTCGAGATTGCCATCGACTTGATCGCGGAGTGTCGAGGGCTCACTGAGCGGATCAATGCCCTGGAAGGGCGGCTGCGGCGCCTGGTGCGCGATCTCGCGCCTGCCCTTCTGGAGGTCCCAGGCTGCGGGGCGATCGGGGCCGCAGCAATCCTCGGCGAGACCGCCGGCGCCGCCCGTTTCAAATCGAAGGACGCGTTCGCGCGCTTCAACGGCACCGCGCCGATCCCGGTCTGGTCCTCGAACAAGGTCAGGGTTCGACTCAACCGAGGCGGCAATCGGACAATCAACAACCCTCCACATGATCGCGGTCACGCAGGTTCGTGGAACAGGTGA
- a CDS encoding ATP-binding protein: MDLAERVPESQADPRTEVGQMGAALNRMLDHVGAALTARQVSEMRVRQFVADASHELRTPLSSIRGYAEMAGRFTLEDQPELHQALNRIQSEGRRMGELVDELLLLARLDAGRPLDSSEVDLSLLVMDCVNDARAAGPNHNWHLDLPEEPIAVFGDNARLRQVLGNLLTNACVHTPPATTVTTRLSSEGAEVILEVIDDGPGISSDLMPRAFGRFVRGDASRARNAGSTGLGLAIVKAVTTAHRGHVHVESTPGRTTFRIQLPARSHGEAIATN; encoded by the coding sequence GTGGATCTTGCGGAGCGGGTGCCAGAGTCTCAAGCAGATCCGCGCACAGAAGTTGGGCAGATGGGCGCCGCACTCAATCGGATGCTGGACCATGTTGGTGCGGCGCTGACTGCGCGGCAGGTAAGCGAAATGCGTGTACGGCAGTTCGTTGCCGATGCTAGTCACGAGTTGCGCACTCCGTTGTCGTCAATTCGAGGCTACGCTGAAATGGCCGGTCGCTTTACGCTCGAAGATCAGCCGGAACTGCACCAAGCCCTCAATCGCATTCAGTCTGAGGGGCGCCGCATGGGTGAATTGGTTGATGAACTGCTACTGCTCGCTCGACTCGATGCCGGTCGCCCTCTTGATAGCAGCGAAGTGGATCTGTCTTTGCTGGTAATGGACTGTGTAAATGATGCACGCGCTGCCGGGCCTAACCATAACTGGCACCTGGATCTACCCGAGGAGCCTATAGCCGTATTTGGCGATAACGCGCGATTGCGGCAAGTCTTGGGTAACTTGCTCACAAATGCATGTGTGCATACGCCGCCAGCGACGACCGTGACCACTCGACTTAGCAGCGAAGGGGCAGAAGTAATCTTGGAAGTAATTGACGATGGGCCGGGCATTTCTAGCGATCTCATGCCGCGCGCATTTGGGCGGTTTGTTCGGGGTGATGCATCCCGGGCGCGAAATGCCGGATCTACAGGGTTGGGGCTGGCCATCGTAAAAGCCGTCACAACTGCGCACAGGGGCCACGTTCACGTTGAATCCACGCCCGGGCGAACGACATTTCGCATTCAATTGCCTGCGAGGTCGCACGGTGAAGCCATTGCTACGAATTAG
- a CDS encoding IS3 family transposase, giving the protein MTVHPFIEAEKQSGHNVKRACELLKVSRTAFYARRTGKPGPRAVRDAELTGQIAAVHQHSRGTYGAPRIHAALQRKGAGCGRRRVARLMRAAGLQGRHRRRRHLTTIPDPRAAFRPDLVLRDFTPDPTAIDTRWCGDIDIASRRVIGWATADHLRTDLVADALTAACRQRHPTRPVIFHSDRGCQGGFNWSSQHLVRMEVLDGASSAGSGPGAASEAEVSGASEVSASYRGGVLDGDRQGPSR; this is encoded by the coding sequence GTGACGGTGCACCCGTTCATCGAGGCGGAGAAGCAGAGCGGCCACAACGTCAAGCGCGCGTGTGAACTGCTGAAGGTCTCCCGAACCGCCTTCTACGCCCGCCGCACCGGAAAACCCGGTCCGCGGGCGGTCCGCGATGCTGAACTGACTGGGCAGATTGCCGCAGTCCACCAGCACTCGCGCGGCACTTACGGAGCCCCGCGCATCCACGCAGCGTTGCAACGGAAAGGTGCCGGCTGCGGCCGCCGCCGGGTCGCCCGGCTGATGCGGGCGGCCGGCCTGCAGGGCCGCCACCGCAGACGGCGGCACCTGACCACGATCCCTGATCCGCGAGCCGCCTTTCGGCCCGACCTTGTCCTTCGGGACTTCACCCCCGATCCCACGGCGATCGACACCCGCTGGTGCGGCGACATCGACATCGCCTCCCGCCGCGTGATCGGCTGGGCAACCGCCGATCACCTGCGGACCGACCTGGTCGCCGACGCCCTCACAGCCGCCTGCCGCCAGCGCCATCCCACCCGTCCAGTGATCTTCCACTCGGACCGTGGCTGCCAAGGCGGATTCAACTGGTCGTCGCAACACCTCGTACGCATGGAGGTGTTGGATGGTGCGTCGTCAGCAGGCAGCGGACCGGGCGCTGCGTCCGAAGCTGAGGTCTCCGGGGCATCCGAAGTATCAGCGTCATATCGAGGCGGCGTTCTGGACGGAGATCGCCAAGGGCCTTCTCGCTGA
- a CDS encoding IS110 family transposase, which produces MTVPELWAGTDAGKAEHHCTVIDTDGKRKLSRRVANDETALLELIADVLALSEGEAVTWAIDLNAGGAALMIALLTDNGQKVLYIPGRTVHHASGSYRGDGKTDAKDAFVIADQARMRRDLQTMHRGDDIAVDLRILTSRRLDLAADRTRAINRLRAQMLEYFPALERAFDYSTSKAALVLLTGYQTPAALRRIGKSRLAVWLKNRKVRNYRLVAATAVQAAEAQHTAVSGEKLAATVVAKLAREVMTLDEEIADTDLLIEGRFHDHPHAEVVLSMPGIGPVLGAEFIAHTGGDMSVFGSSDRLAGVAGLAPVPKDSGRISGNMRRPRRYCRRLLRVFYMSAMVAARCCPVSKSFYERKRAEGKTHKQAVIALARRRLNVLWALIRDGRTFQITAPPSPVPLG; this is translated from the coding sequence GTGACCGTGCCCGAACTGTGGGCCGGAACAGACGCGGGCAAGGCCGAGCACCACTGCACGGTGATCGACACCGACGGCAAGCGCAAGCTGTCACGGCGAGTCGCCAATGACGAGACTGCGTTGCTCGAACTGATCGCCGATGTCCTCGCGCTGAGCGAGGGCGAGGCTGTGACCTGGGCGATCGACCTCAATGCCGGCGGAGCCGCCCTGATGATCGCCCTGCTGACCGACAACGGGCAGAAGGTCCTCTACATCCCCGGCCGCACCGTCCACCACGCCTCCGGCTCCTATCGGGGCGACGGGAAGACCGACGCGAAGGACGCCTTCGTCATCGCAGACCAGGCCCGCATGCGCCGTGATCTGCAGACGATGCACCGCGGCGACGACATCGCCGTGGACCTGCGCATCCTCACATCGCGCCGACTCGACCTGGCGGCCGACCGCACAAGGGCGATCAACCGACTGCGAGCCCAGATGCTGGAGTACTTCCCCGCCCTGGAACGGGCCTTCGACTACAGCACCTCGAAGGCGGCCCTGGTGCTTCTGACCGGCTACCAGACCCCGGCCGCCCTGCGCCGGATCGGCAAGAGCCGCCTTGCTGTCTGGCTGAAGAACCGCAAGGTCCGCAACTATCGGCTAGTTGCGGCCACCGCCGTCCAGGCCGCCGAAGCCCAGCACACCGCCGTCTCCGGAGAGAAGCTGGCCGCCACGGTGGTGGCCAAGCTCGCGAGGGAGGTGATGACCCTCGACGAGGAGATCGCAGACACCGATCTGCTGATCGAGGGCCGGTTTCACGACCACCCGCACGCCGAGGTCGTCCTGAGCATGCCTGGTATTGGCCCCGTCCTGGGCGCCGAGTTCATCGCCCACACCGGTGGCGACATGAGCGTTTTCGGGAGCTCCGACCGCCTCGCCGGTGTCGCGGGCTTGGCGCCTGTCCCCAAGGATTCCGGACGGATCAGCGGCAACATGCGCCGACCACGACGCTACTGCCGGCGTCTGCTGCGGGTCTTTTACATGTCCGCCATGGTCGCCGCCCGCTGCTGCCCTGTCTCCAAGTCGTTCTACGAACGCAAGAGAGCCGAAGGCAAGACTCACAAGCAGGCCGTCATCGCCCTCGCGCGCCGCCGCCTGAACGTTCTCTGGGCCCTGATACGTGACGGCCGAACCTTTCAGATCACCGCGCCACCCAGCCCCGTCCCACTGGGCTGA